GATGCGGGTCTTGTAGGACCAGGTCCGGCGATGAACAACTACTCAACAGGTGCAGATGTTAAAATCATTGCAGGTGCATCCACTGGCGGCACAGTTGTATTGGCAAGAAAAGGAGTCGAAATCAACTCCGTTGAAGATTTCGCCGGCAAGACATTCATCACTCCGGGAGTAGGCTGCACACATGATGTTCAGTATGAAACATACCTGGAAGCAGAAGGTATTACTTCACAGCGTATCGGCGGCACGATGAAGCATCTTACTGGCCAGCCGGCACAGTACGCTGCAATGCTTAAGGCAGGCAAGGTGGACATCGCTGTAGCACCAGAACCATGGGCAGCGGTTATTGAAAAAGAAACAGGAGCAGAAGTCGTCATCGGCTGGGATGAAGTATCCTTCGGCGAAACACTTCCTGCATCCGTTATGGTTACTTCTGGAAAAATGATCGAGGAAAAACCAGAAACAGTTCAAAAGATTATTAACGCACATAAAGACGCTGTGAAATTCATCAAGGAAAATCCAGAAGATGCACAGGAAATCACGATTAAAGACATTAAAGAAACAACTGGTCAGGAGCTCGAAAAAGATGTAGTTGAACTTGCATGGGGCCGCATCGGCTTCACATATGAAGTAGACGCACAGGCGATCCAGGACTTCTCGGATTCATCTTATGCTTTGAAATTCCTTAAAGACAAACCAGACTTTAAAACATTGATTGACGATAGTTTTCTAAACTAATAAAAAGAGTACCAGGAGTTTTTCCTGGTACTCTTTTTGGTGTTTAAAGGCTAACTGCAGATTAAACGGATTAATGAGGGTGACGATCGAGTCTAAAGACACCCTTATGCAAGGCAATCCTGCTCTATAAGGGTGCCGTTCAAAGCGGAAGACACCCTTATGCAAGGCAGTCCAGCCATACAAGGGAGCCGTTCAAAACGAAAGGAGCCCTTATGCAGGGCTGTCCATCCGTATAAGGGTGCCGTTCAATTTTTGGAGGAGCATATGCCTGAAATAGATTTGCGAACGGGGCTTTCGGATACATAGGCCTCCTTCCATTTCCCCCTCTCAACAATAACTTGTTCTATTTTTGGGACAAAGGATTAAAATAGTTATAGATATGGTTGTACGTAAAGGGGGAGAAGCTATGGCGAGAAAGATGGGTTTTTACGGTGTGGTCGCCTATGTGCTCTATGGTTTCGCGGTATACTGGTATTTATTTTACTTTGCAGATAGCAATCTTCCATTTGAGTTTGAGGGTTCGAGAGCTGACCCAGCCACATTCTTGAACGGAAGAGAGTTAATGCTGAGCGAGGAATACTCGAAAATCAGGAACTTATTGTTCTTTCTGTCCACACCCTTCGAGTGGCTGTTATACTTTCTGATTTTGCTGCTCGGGCTTTCAAAAGCTTTTAAGAAATGGGGAGAAGAGACGGCGAAGAATAAGTATGGCCAGAAGGCGATTTATGTGATTTGGCTTTCATTCTTTGCTTATATTGCGACTTTCCCGCTAAGTTACATTAGTTACACGCTATCGAAGACATATAATATCTCCACTCAGTCTTTTGCTTCCTGGATGAAGGATGAATTGATTGATTTCTGGATCAATTATGCCATGATGTTCGTGATTGTCATCGTCCTATACTGGCTGATGAACAAGTTCAAGAGATTCTGGTGGCTGTTTGCCTGGATGCTATCCGTTCCTTTCACTTTGTTCATCATGTTCCTGCAGCCGGTAGTGATTGATCCGCTGTACAATGATTTTTCTCCGCTGAAAAATAAAGAGCTGGAGTCTAAAATCCTGGAAATTGCGGGGGAGGCCAATATTCCGGCTGACCATGTATTTGAAGTGGATATGGCTGATAAAACTAATGCCCTGAATGCCTATGTGACGGCAATTGGGTCCAATTCAAGGATCGTTCTCTGGGATACGACATTGAACAGATTGAACGATGACCAAATTTTGTTCATAATGGCACATGAAATGGCCCATTATGTGGAGAAACATTTATATATCGGAATTGCCGGCTACTTGGTCCTTTCTTTATTCGGCCTGTACTTCGTTGCAAGACTGATGAATTGGGCAATCAAGCGATGGGGAAGGGAATTCAAGCTGGAGCATCCGGGCGACTTACGGTCGTTCCCGCTATTCCTAATGTTCCTCTCGATGATCATGTTTGCCTCAAGCCCGGTTTCGAATCTTGTATCCCGCTACCAGGAAACAAGGGCGGACCGGTATGCGATCGAAATGACGGACAATACTGATGCAGCGATAACTGCCTTCCAGGAACTGACGAAGGCAGGACTGAGCCAGGTCAATCCCCCATGGCTGGTAAAAGTTTTCCGCTACGGACATCCAACCATGCTGGAACGGATTTCCAGACTTGAAGATTATGAAGTGAAGAAGAGAAATGAACAGGAAGATGAATATTAAGCAAAGCCCATCAAAAAAGCCCTCGAAAAATGAGGGCTTTCTTTGATTTGAGATGCCTGTTTTTACATTCAACAAAAGCAAGCAGCCTTATTTCGCAATAATAAAATATCCCCTATATAGGGGATATCACTCATCAAGTACCGAATTGTTTGTTGAGATCTTTCAATTCTTCCGTCAAGGTTAAAAACAGGATTTTGTCTCGTTCATCGATTGCTTTATCAATTTTCGTCATCAATTTTTCTTTCTTGGTATTCAGCTGGATTTCGGAAATTAACATGTCAACATACAGGTCCAGAACAAAAGATTCCTTGGCTTTAATGCGTTTCATCACGCTGGCCTTCATGGTTTCAGAATACGATTTTTCTTTCACTGACCTCACCTCTTAGACCTTTTTTATATTATATGGAGTATTGAAAAGATAATCAACTAAATTTTTATAAT
This portion of the Mesobacillus sp. S13 genome encodes:
- a CDS encoding IDEAL domain-containing protein, whose protein sequence is MKEKSYSETMKASVMKRIKAKESFVLDLYVDMLISEIQLNTKKEKLMTKIDKAIDERDKILFLTLTEELKDLNKQFGT
- a CDS encoding M48 family metallopeptidase, whose protein sequence is MARKMGFYGVVAYVLYGFAVYWYLFYFADSNLPFEFEGSRADPATFLNGRELMLSEEYSKIRNLLFFLSTPFEWLLYFLILLLGLSKAFKKWGEETAKNKYGQKAIYVIWLSFFAYIATFPLSYISYTLSKTYNISTQSFASWMKDELIDFWINYAMMFVIVIVLYWLMNKFKRFWWLFAWMLSVPFTLFIMFLQPVVIDPLYNDFSPLKNKELESKILEIAGEANIPADHVFEVDMADKTNALNAYVTAIGSNSRIVLWDTTLNRLNDDQILFIMAHEMAHYVEKHLYIGIAGYLVLSLFGLYFVARLMNWAIKRWGREFKLEHPGDLRSFPLFLMFLSMIMFASSPVSNLVSRYQETRADRYAIEMTDNTDAAITAFQELTKAGLSQVNPPWLVKVFRYGHPTMLERISRLEDYEVKKRNEQEDEY
- a CDS encoding aliphatic sulfonate ABC transporter substrate-binding protein yields the protein MKKASLFLAVLITFAMLLAGCGAGGSSTASGEKEKIVIGYFPNINHVPAMVAKDQGYFEQQLGDGTTIEYKTFAEGGSFMTALKTGEIDAGLVGPGPAMNNYSTGADVKIIAGASTGGTVVLARKGVEINSVEDFAGKTFITPGVGCTHDVQYETYLEAEGITSQRIGGTMKHLTGQPAQYAAMLKAGKVDIAVAPEPWAAVIEKETGAEVVIGWDEVSFGETLPASVMVTSGKMIEEKPETVQKIINAHKDAVKFIKENPEDAQEITIKDIKETTGQELEKDVVELAWGRIGFTYEVDAQAIQDFSDSSYALKFLKDKPDFKTLIDDSFLN